The following coding sequences are from one Muntiacus reevesi chromosome 17, mMunRee1.1, whole genome shotgun sequence window:
- the DEFB134 gene encoding beta-defensin 134, producing the protein MVNIRGQPASDPARSLLNKKAPAMESPFTVFVFLIFWDTTLAGLNPLSSELYRRCYKNGTCRLECFGSEMLVAYCMFQLECCLKGNPEP; encoded by the exons atggtaaATATCCGAG GACAGCCTGCATCAGACCCTGCCAGGAGCCTCCTCAACAAGAAAGCGCCAGCCATGGAGTCTCCTTTCACTGTGTTCGTGTTTCTCATCTTTTGGGATACAACACTAGCAG gCTTGAATCCATTATCATCAGAATTATACAGAAGATGTTATAAAAATGGTACCTGCAGACTTGAGTGCTTTGGAAGTGAAATGTTAGTTGCCTACTGTATGTTTCAGCTGGAGTGCTGTCTCAAAGGAAACCCTGAGCCCTGA